The segment TGGAAATATATGGCCCGGCATAACAATATCAGCTGCAGTCGCATTTGCTGCAACGGCTGCTTGTACTGTGCGAGAACGATCAGCGGCTGAAATACCCGTAGTTACCCCCTCTGCCGCTTCAATAGAAACAGTGAAAGGTGTGCCAAACTGTTCAGTATTTTCTTGAACCATTAAAGGCAAGTTCAATTTTTGACAACGGGCTTTGCTCAGTGTCAGACAAATTAGACCACGACCATAGGTCGCCATAAAATTAATAGCTTCAGGTGTAATTTTTTCAGATGCAATAATCAGATCGCCTTCATTTTCACGATCTTCATCATCCATCAGAATAACCATTTTGCCCTGACGAATATCATCAATAATTTCTTTTGCGCTGCTTAAAGCCATAACACTACCCTTAATTCTTATGTACCTTAGCTGACTAGCTAATCATCATATTTAGCCAAGAAAACCCGTTCTCGCTAATAAATCCATTGTGACTTGCGGTTTTTTATCTGCAGCTTTATCACCCAACATTAAACGCTCTAAATAGCGGGCAATCACATCCACTTCAAGATTTATCATTCGGCCTGGTTTGAATGCATCCATTGTTGTTTCTAGTGCTGTATGCGGAACAATGGTTAACTTAAATTCATCACCATTAATTTCATTCACCGTTAAGCTAATACCATCAACCGCAACAGAGCCTTTTTCTGAGATATATTTCGCTAAATGTGCGGGTACTTTTACCCAAAACTCAATAGCGCGTCCCGTATGGTGACGTTCAATGATCTCAGCAACAGCATCAACATGACCTGACACCATATGACCGCCAAAACGCGTTGTTGGTAACATCGCTTTTTCTAAGTTGACGACCTGACCAGCTTGATAATGAGCAAAAGCAGTACGTTTTAAGGTTTCTAATGACAGATCAGCAACATAGCCTTTACCTGTCAATTTAACCACAGTTAAGCACACACCATTTGTCGCAATACTGTCACCCAATTTAACATCGGACAGATCAAGATTGCCTGAGTCGACAGTGACAGAAATATCAGCGCCTTTAGGTGTTAAAGCGGTAATGGTTCCAATTGCTTCAATGATACCGGTGAACATGGAAAATCCTTGCTTCTTTATTCTATTGATTAACAGCGTTTAACGGTGGCTGTAATTTTCACATCACAATCAACCATACGTATATCTGTAATATTCAGATCGATAACTTGATCCATCGCGGTTAATGGCGATAAATTCATTAAACTGCGACTATCTGCCCCCATTAATTTTGGGGCCTGATATAAAATCAAACAATCAACTAATTGTGCTTCAAGTAACCCACCCGCAAGCCCAGCGCCAGCTTCAACCCAAATATGGTTTATGCCATTTTCTGCTAACTTGCGCATGAGTAATGTGAGATCGAGTTGTTGGCTATTTTCTCGGGTAGGAATTATCCACTGAGACACGGAGTCAGGCCAATCTTCATTCCCCATTTCTGCGCGTGCCAAAATCGTTTCTCCCGGAAGGTGAAATAACTGATATGCCGGGGTTAATCGGTTTTGGCTGTCAATAATAACGCGAATAGGTTGACGAACATCTGTTTGTGGATATTCATCTTGAATCTGCGTACCCAACTCACTCCAACGCACATTCAGTGATGGATCATCAGCGATAACAGTGGCACTGGTTGATAATATTGCACCAGCTTGCGCACGATGACGTTGAACATCAGCGCGGGCATAAGGCCCAGTGATCCATTTACTTTCACCGTTCGCTAACGCTGTTTTACCGTCAAGACTTGATGCCAGTTTTAATTCAACATACGGCATCTTGGTTGTCATTTGTTTAATGAACGCTTTATTAATGGCTTGAGCCTCTTCTTTAAGAAGCCCAACTTGCACATCTACCCCCGCTTTTTGCAGCATTTCAACGCCACGTCCAGCCACCAGCGGGTTAGGATCAACCATAGCGCAAATAACTCTACTTACGCCCGATTTAATTAATGCTTCAGCACAAGGTGGAGTGCGTCCGTAATGAGAGCAAGGCTCTAAGGTAACATAGGCTGTTGCACCTTTCGCGCGCGCGCCTGCTTGTTTTAATGCAAACACCTCCGCATGGGGTTCACCCGCACGATAATGAAAGCCTTCACCAAGGATTTCATCGCCATTAGCTATAACACAACCCACATTCGGGTTTGGTGCTGTCGTAAAACAACCACGTTTAGCTAACTGAATAGCGCGTAGCATTAATCGTGTATCAAGGTTAGTAAACATTACACTCAGCTTAACGTTCTAGTTTGGCAATTTCTTCACCAAACTCACGAATATCTTCAAAACTACGGTAAACCGATGCAAAGCGAATATAGGCGACTTTATCGAGCTCTTTTAATGCTTCCATCACTAAGTTACCGATCATCTCTGAAGGCACTTCTCGCTCTCCAGTTGCACGAAGACGAGATTTAATATTATTAATCGCGCGCTCGATGTCATCTGTACTCACTGGACGTTTTTCTAATGCGCGCTGAATACCACCACGAAGTTTTTCTTCATTAAACGGATCACGATTGCCATTGGTTTTTACCACACGCGGCATTACCAACTCGGCCGTTTCAAAGGTCGTATAACGTTCATTACAAGCTAAACATTGGCGGCGCCGGCGCACTTGGTGGCCATCCGCAACCAATCGTGAATCGATTACTTTGGTGTCATTCGCACCGCAAAAAGGACAATGCATTTAGCCTCCTACATTTAATCGGTTCAGTGTAACTCATTTAAAACCGTTAATGAGAATATTCGCCCTTTTTTTCTACTCATTTTGGTTAAAAAGCCACGAATAGTCGATTTATTGTTCGCTCATAAAAAGCGCAAAATATTAAAAAAGGCTTACCTAATGGTAAGCCTTCGTCATCATAACTCGACAGTTATATTATTTAACGCATCTTAATAGATTAAGCGTAAACAGGTAGACGCTTACAAATATCTAAAACTTTTGCTTTTGTTGCTGCAATAACTTCTTCGTTATCAACATTGTCTAAAACATCACACATCCAACCTGCAAGTTGACGCGCATCATCAGCAGTAAAGCCACGACGAGTAATAGACGGTGTACCAACACGGATACCTGATGTTACAAATGGGCTACGTGGGTCATTTGGTACACTGTTTTTGTTGACTGTGATGTTTGCTGCACCTAGTGCTGCATCAGCTTCTTTACCAGTGATACCTTTGTCGATCAAATCAACAAGGAATAAGTGGTTTTCAGTGCTACCAGAAACAATCTTGTAACCACGCTCTAGGAATTCACCTACCATTACTTTTGCGTTTTCAACAACACGAGCTTGGTAATCTTTAAACTCTGGCTCCATTGCTTCTTTGAATGCTACTGCTTTTGCCGCAATAACATGCATTAGAGGGCCACCTTGACCACCAGGGAATACTGCAGAGTTCAGCTTCTTATAAAGATCTTCACCTTCATTAGAAAGGATAAGACCACCACGAGGACCTGCTAGTGTTTTGTGCGTTGTTGTAGTAACAACATGTGCATGTGGAACTGGGTTAGGATAAACACCTGCCGCAATCAGACCTGCTACGTGCGCCATATCAACAAAGAAGTACGCGCCAACTTTGTCTGCGATTTCACGCATGCGTTTCCAATCAACAATTTGAGAGTAAGCAGAAAAACCACCGATGATCATCTTTGGTTTATGCTCAAGCGCTAACGCTTCAACTTCAGCGTAATCAATTTGACCGCTTTCATCGATACCGTATGGGATCACGTTGTAAAGCTTACCAGAGAAGTTTACTGGTGAACCGTGAGTTAAGTGACCGCCGTGAGCAAGACTCATACCTAGTACGGTATCGCCAGCATTCAGAAGTGCCATGTAAACAGCATTGTTCGCTTGTGAGCCTGAATGAGGCTGAACGTTCGCGTATTCTGCACCAAATAGCTGACAAGCACGGTCGATAGCCAGTTGCTCGGCTTTATCAACAAACTCACAACCACCGTAATAGCGCTTGCCTGGGTAACCTTCAGCATATTTGTTAGTTAGCTGAGATCCTTGCGCTTCCATTACGCGTGGGCTTGTGTAGTTTTCAGAAGCAATCAACTCGATGTGTTCTTCCTGACGAGCTGTTTCTTCCTGAATGGCTGCAAATAGTTCCGCATCATAATCAGCAATATTCATATCGCGCTTTAGCATCTGTATCTCCTAACTCAGCTAAGTTAAATACCATTTTGAGCAAAAACTGAAAAATCGCAATGCTAGGCGCCACGTAGACGCAAACGTTTTCGTCTTGCTTATTAATTATCGCCTATCTTACATAAATTGATCTAAATCAGGTAGTCCTAATTGTTCTTTTTCTTAATGGTTAGCACGGTTTATTTTCAATAGAGCATGAATCATTTTCATCTTAATAAACGACTCGAGGCTAAATCTTAAGGCAAATATAGATAGCAAGTATTTTTAAAATAAAATTATTTACAACGGTGTAAAGAATATAATACATGGCGCAAAGTTACTTTTTACACGTAAACTTTTATAAATTCTTATTCCCTCTTACTATGGCTCTATTCTTTACAAGGAGTTGATCCATTGAGTCGAATTAAACATCCTGTTCACGAAAATATGATCGCAGTTTTAACAGGAACATTTATTGTTGCTCAGGGCATATTTTTTCTACAGCAAAGCCATTTATTAACGGGAGGCACGACAGGGCTCGCGTTATTACTCACCCATTTTGTCGATATCTCTTTTGGTAAGCTGTATTTCTTAATGAACTGTCCATTTTATTTAATGGCATGGTTTAGAATGGGCAAATCTTTTGCAATTAGCAGTGTCTTGTCTGGCGCATTGGTCTCAATTATGGTGGATAACCTGCACCATGTATTGACTATAAGTTGGCTAAATCCAATTTACTGCGCTGTGATTGGTGGCTTATTGATGGGACTTGGTATGCTGATATTGTTTCGTCATCACACCAGTCTTGGTGGATTTAATGTTCTGGTTTTATTCCTTCAAGACAAGTTTGGGATTTCAGCAGGAAAAATCCAAATGTCGATTGATATCTGTATCTTAGTTGCATCCTTTTTCTTTGTTACTCCAACCACTTTATTGTTGTCAATCCTTGGTGCAATAACCCTAAATATTGTTCTAGCGATGAACTACAAACCAGGCCGGTATAACCCTGTCGCTCCTGATGTAAATTAAGTAATAAA is part of the Photobacterium angustum genome and harbors:
- a CDS encoding riboflavin synthase, which codes for MFTGIIEAIGTITALTPKGADISVTVDSGNLDLSDVKLGDSIATNGVCLTVVKLTGKGYVADLSLETLKRTAFAHYQAGQVVNLEKAMLPTTRFGGHMVSGHVDAVAEIIERHHTGRAIEFWVKVPAHLAKYISEKGSVAVDGISLTVNEINGDEFKLTIVPHTALETTMDAFKPGRMINLEVDVIARYLERLMLGDKAADKKPQVTMDLLARTGFLG
- the ribD gene encoding bifunctional diaminohydroxyphosphoribosylaminopyrimidine deaminase/5-amino-6-(5-phosphoribosylamino)uracil reductase RibD, with the protein product MFTNLDTRLMLRAIQLAKRGCFTTAPNPNVGCVIANGDEILGEGFHYRAGEPHAEVFALKQAGARAKGATAYVTLEPCSHYGRTPPCAEALIKSGVSRVICAMVDPNPLVAGRGVEMLQKAGVDVQVGLLKEEAQAINKAFIKQMTTKMPYVELKLASSLDGKTALANGESKWITGPYARADVQRHRAQAGAILSTSATVIADDPSLNVRWSELGTQIQDEYPQTDVRQPIRVIIDSQNRLTPAYQLFHLPGETILARAEMGNEDWPDSVSQWIIPTRENSQQLDLTLLMRKLAENGINHIWVEAGAGLAGGLLEAQLVDCLILYQAPKLMGADSRSLMNLSPLTAMDQVIDLNITDIRMVDCDVKITATVKRC
- the nrdR gene encoding transcriptional regulator NrdR, producing the protein MHCPFCGANDTKVIDSRLVADGHQVRRRRQCLACNERYTTFETAELVMPRVVKTNGNRDPFNEEKLRGGIQRALEKRPVSTDDIERAINNIKSRLRATGEREVPSEMIGNLVMEALKELDKVAYIRFASVYRSFEDIREFGEEIAKLER
- the glyA gene encoding serine hydroxymethyltransferase, translating into MLKRDMNIADYDAELFAAIQEETARQEEHIELIASENYTSPRVMEAQGSQLTNKYAEGYPGKRYYGGCEFVDKAEQLAIDRACQLFGAEYANVQPHSGSQANNAVYMALLNAGDTVLGMSLAHGGHLTHGSPVNFSGKLYNVIPYGIDESGQIDYAEVEALALEHKPKMIIGGFSAYSQIVDWKRMREIADKVGAYFFVDMAHVAGLIAAGVYPNPVPHAHVVTTTTHKTLAGPRGGLILSNEGEDLYKKLNSAVFPGGQGGPLMHVIAAKAVAFKEAMEPEFKDYQARVVENAKVMVGEFLERGYKIVSGSTENHLFLVDLIDKGITGKEADAALGAANITVNKNSVPNDPRSPFVTSGIRVGTPSITRRGFTADDARQLAGWMCDVLDNVDNEEVIAATKAKVLDICKRLPVYA
- a CDS encoding YitT family protein yields the protein MSRIKHPVHENMIAVLTGTFIVAQGIFFLQQSHLLTGGTTGLALLLTHFVDISFGKLYFLMNCPFYLMAWFRMGKSFAISSVLSGALVSIMVDNLHHVLTISWLNPIYCAVIGGLLMGLGMLILFRHHTSLGGFNVLVLFLQDKFGISAGKIQMSIDICILVASFFFVTPTTLLLSILGAITLNIVLAMNYKPGRYNPVAPDVN